In the Acanthochromis polyacanthus isolate Apoly-LR-REF ecotype Palm Island chromosome 20, KAUST_Apoly_ChrSc, whole genome shotgun sequence genome, GTGTATCGGTGTCTTGGTAAAGTGTAAAATCTACCTGAGCATGAGTCTCATTTTCTTCCAGCTTGGTCTTCAGAGCTTCATATTTCTGGTtcatctcctccagcagctgatCAAATGAATCTCGACGCTGAGTTAGCGACACCCGGTCCTCCTGTAGCCTCTGAAccagaagaaggaaaacatggCTGAGTAGATGCTTTACGGTTGGATTAAAAGCTGAAACATCCACATACAAACAAACACCCCTATCATTACAGAGCTGAACATCTCAAACACCTTGGTGCTTGTTTTTCGGCTGTCCTTTATGTACTTTTCttaccttcttcttctcctcggCTGACTGCCTCAGGGTGTCCAGGTCTCTGTAGGTGAGCAGCTCAGACTCCATGGTGTTGACGCGGTCCTTCAGAGTGTTCAGCTCTCCTGTGATCTTCCCCTCCAGCTGCTGGACCTTCTCTAGGTCCTGCTGCAGGCGCTGGGACTCTGGGTGAAGAAACGCCACACAGTTAGTACACAGGGTAGCTTAGAATCCATTTGTATTTACCTTCTGCTGTATAAATCTCTTCCTCATCTTTCCCAACAACtgatttgtccatttttatggTGTTTAAGAAAATCACACAAGTTTGCACAAGTTCACTGATTGCATGGATGGACAGAATCAAAgattttctgattgtttttttttattattttgagcTCTAAATAAGTAACTTTGTGCTAGAACAGGCTTCAACGagagaaaagtgtgtgtgtgtgtgtgtgtgtgtgtgtgtgtgtgtgtgtgtggtcaggtgctggctatacttgtggggaccaaaatgtccccacaagtataggaaaaccgaaaactatgtcacttgtggggacctcattttggtccctacaagtttaaacagtgttttcttggccatgttgttactgaaaaaagtaaaagtgcaaaaacgtttctttagggttagccattgttttggttagggttagggttagatatgaatgggagtcaatggtaagtccccacaatgatagaaaaacatagtttgtttgtgtgtgtgtgtgtgtgatactgACCTGTTGTCAGTCCTCTGGCGGTGCTCTCTGATTGGACCACCTCTGTTTCTTTGCTGACCAGAACCTCCTGCATGTTCCTCAGCTCGCTGGCCGTCACCGTATCCACCTGACGTAGCCGCAACAtgttctacacacacacacacgtttgtttttctataccggtggggacttaccattgactcccattcatatctaactcctaacccttaccctaaccttaaccatcaccaaatcaatgcctaaccctaaacaaacgtttttgcacttttacattttttattaacaacaatatggccaagaaaacggtgttgccacccgtggggacctcattttaggtccccaccgtaagacaagtccccacctttatagcaaatagtcaggtcaaagtccccaccggaatagcagaaacaagtacacacacacacacacacacacacacacacacacacacacacacacacacacacacacacacacacacacacacacacacacacacacacacacacacacacacacacacacacacacagagtctgGTGTGCCATGCTTCATTGCTTCATTCTTTTCTCTGACTGTACACTGTGTATTTTTCTCCTCCTCACCCGGCTGCAGAGCTCCAGCAGTGACACGATGTTCTCCTGACTCTGGCTCATCCTCTCCTGTTCCTGAGCCCTGGACTCTTCAAATGACTCCAGGAACCCTGAAGGTCCAGAGGAGCAGAGTTAGTACCAGGTGCTGCTGCTTTGAAGCTCTTTATTCAGACACACTGAAGCTTTGGCGCCTCCTAGTGGCTGACAGCCCAACACTAGAAGCTGCTTTTATGCTCAGACTGACTGGTTGCCTTAATGAGGGTTTAACCCAAAGGATTTACTGTCAACATCAACAGCATGTAGGTCTACTGGAACTCACGGTCAAtgtcttcttctctcctcttcaTCTCCTTATATTTCTGTTGACACTCCCCTGAGGGAGAAAAGGATCAGCGAAAAGTCATATCAGTATTTATTTAGAATGACCTGAAGCCCCCTAGCCCCATACTCATTGGTGGATAAATGAGTACGGGTTTCCATTTCACGTGTGGTAAAACGTGAAATGGAAACCAGATCCTCAATTTAACATCGATCAGCTTCAGCTGGCAGCAGATTGTTTACCCTGAGCTGCCTCCGAGTCCTGCTCCAGGTGTCGGATCTCCTCTGTGATCTGTCCAGTTCTGTCCCTGATCTCTGTCAGCCTGaacacaataaatgaaaaattagtttcaaaccagcagtcagtcagccaatcagtgaACAGAAGTACTTACTGTCTGTCCATGCTGGCGATCTCCTGGTTGTCCTCCTTCACCTGGAAAACGCAGAAACAGCTGAAATCTGTCAAGtttattcattattcattcaGGTTTACTAAATTTGAGTCCTTCATTACCCAGCATGCTGCTGCACGCTGTCCAATTCATTCTTATCAGAGGCTTTATCAGTGCCGTCTTATCAACATGCCAGGAAAGATAGGGAGCACGTTTTATTTGATAACAGAGATGTTTATAACTCATCAACTAAGTGTAGATGAAGACCTGAGGCACGTATGACTGTTTGAAAGAACAACCGTCCATTCgtttttatttctattctaAATATGTCTGGAGCTTCCAAACATCTCACAGTCCTGACAGGACCCTAGATTTTAGGGAAATGTTCTGAATGTGTTCTTGTAATTGTGACATGAGAGGTTGTCAGAGTTAGTGGATTTCATTATCAGCCTTGTTAAGAACCAGGTTCAGTTCCAGTAACGGAGATCTCGTCTCACCGTCACCAGGAAGCAGGAAGCACGGTTCTAACTGCACTAGATCAGGTGTTTGGTATTAGTAAGCTAACCTTCTTAAACAGCTTCTCTAACTCCTCCTTGGGTGAGCCCAGGCTCTTCTGCTCCGCCTCCATGGTGTCCCGCTTGGATTCCAGCGCTGACAGCGTCTCATGAAGGCGAACCACTTCCTGCTTTACCTGTGAGTGGGACAGCTCCTGTGAACAAGGAAAAGTCAGattgaacaacaacaactgccATCACACAAAAGTGGGATTCTTCTCAAcatctgtttttctctcctaCTTTATCCTCATTTCCCCTCTCTTTCAACCCGTCAGACAATCTttctttgtcctgtttttaagCCAACTCACAGCTTCATAGTCCTCCTTCCTGGTGATCAGGAtgtccagctcctcctggaGAACAGTCAGCTCctagaaaacaaaaaaggaggagaaatgAGAACATGAATTCTCAGCAGTGTTAAACTAGGAGTATGAATATtcataaccctaacctaaccctataTTATGGATATTACTAGTAAATGACTGACTCAGGCTCACACGTCTTACGGAGAACAAACCTGTCAACAGCTGACATGAATCAGTCTGTAGCCAATAATTAATGTCATGGTTCTTCTTCATTCGCTACAGCTGTACCTGTAGCAGCTCTTCATTGGTGGTTGTCATGGTGACGTATTTCTTGTGCTTTGCGGCTGGCATTGCCTGGACGACTTCGTCAGCCACCCGTCTCTCCCTCCTGATCTCCTCCTCCATCGCCCTGATGGCCTCCTCTCTCCTGCAGCACAGGTGAagtctagttttttctttgcttgatacAAAGAGATgatttagaccctccagaaaaacgcaggcaaaaatccttgattatgcgaataaatatgcagggtttttatgccattttatgcggggaaattgaggaaagttgcaaagtatgcgaatagttgtgaaatatgcaaaaaaatgcgcgattcatctgccgtctggccgcggagtgatgtgtcctctaatcagacactgggactgctgtggggttactggactgacagtctgtgctctgggagggggaggagctcacagcagcacctgctgcttgttgaaaacagtaactgcagaatgatcccagttttcctgtcagtctccaaaacggcagaaaaagtcgctagatttgtggctagtcgcttttgacaaaaaagtcaccagaacgctttggaaagttgctagatttagcgagaaagtcgctaagttggcaacactgctgccgcgctccgcatcagcttgtgcttccagtgtgtgtgtgaatgcatgaactgatgacgtcaggccgggcgtcacataaaaactcacaactccatttatatcggttatagttttctcattttatgcggaaattgtgaaatcaagcgggacccacatatttctctttttttcgtggaaatgtgagattcttgcaggaattatgcgctgttttgtggggattatgcggccttttgggaaataattgacccccacataatcagcagcattttggtgattaatgcgggaattcacgcgatcgcataatcgcgtttttctggagggtctaatgaTTAGTGTATTAATACAGGAGAGGATGCCTGAGGTCTTATTGTGTACCATCACTCCCTTAAAACAGAACATACAGGTGCTGGTCACAGACTGAtatatttcaaatgtttatttctcaTAATTAACCTGAATACTAATGAAAACCCAAAATTCAGTAATTAGAATATTGTggaaaggttaattgatgacccCATGTGCCACACTCTAATCAGCTCTAATCAACCTGCAAAGGCCTTTAAATGGTCCCTCAGTCTAGTTCTGTTGGCTACACAATCGTGGGGAAGACTGCTGACTGACCTGACAGTCAGTCAGCAGTGGTCGTCCAAAAGACGACCACTGACACCTTGCACAAGGAGGGCAAGACACAAAAGGTCATTGCTAAAGAGGCTGGCTGTTCACAGAGCTctgtgtttggacacagagacacagctgAGAGGCGAAGGGGAGGAAAAGATGTGGTAGAAAAAAGTGTGCAAGACATGGCATCATCACATGGCTTGCACACTAACCCTAGCGGTTATCCCTGTGTGACACTGTGTGTAGTCACTGTGAAACGaaacccattcaaaaatgtgggggagattCACAAAGAGTGGACAGCAGCTGGATTCAGTGCTTCAAGAATCACCACCGCAGACGTATGCAAGACATGGCTTTCAGCTGTCGCACTCCTTGTGTCAAGCCACTCCTGAACAAGAGGCAGCGTCAGGACTGCTGCTGACTGGTCCAAAGCTATGTTCTCTGATGAAAGTAAATTTTACATGTCCTTTGGAAATCAAGGTCTCACAGTCTGGAGGAAGACAGGAGAGGCACAGAGGTGTAGATGATGTACAAGCTAACCCTTTCCACAGtcagtgatggtttggggtgccatgtcatctgctggtggaccaacaccagcagatggACCAACACCAGTTTTAGAGTTCTTGACCAACTTGATGCAGATttcattttccaacaagacTTGTCAAACTGTTGACTTGCCAAAGCTGCCAGTATAACATACAGGTGCTGTCAGTCAGGATCCCTGTTGTGCCAAAATCCGGGGACTCGGAGTGTTGTGAAGAGGAAGATGCCAGACCCAATATGAGATGAAGGCCACTATCAGAGCAACCTGGGCTCTTataacacctgagcagtgccaCAGACTGATGgactccatgccacgccgcattgCTGCAGTAATTCAGGCAAAAGGAGCTCCAATTAAGTACTGAGTGCTGGACATGCTCATACTTTTCATGTTCATACTTTTCAGCTGGCCAGCATTTCTAGAAATCCGTTTATGTATCGGTCTTAAGTAATGAGATACTGAATTTGGGATTTGCATTAGCATTCAGGTATAATCGTCATCAAAATTAGGACAAGTACTCAGTCTGTGTGCAGTCTGACTGTGTAATCAGTCGGTATACAAATTTCACTTGTTGAAGGAGCCATCGCTGAAATGAACTGAGTTGTCATCAACATCTAGTGATATGACCAGCACCTGTATGTATACAAGCAGGACTGTTGGGCAGCATATGGGCCTGGAATCAGCAGATTCCCTCCATGTTTCTGCAACTGAAGCTTTCACTTCATCCACAACGAGGAGACATTTCTCTCCATGGCATCCCATCAGTGCTGGGTGTAATCAGGTCAGGGTATTAGGAGGTTAATTCTAAAACTTCATATTTCTCCTGATGACTAAATATCCCCTTTGCAGGCAGTGAATCCCCAGACTCTGATGTTCCTACTTCAATGCTGCAGCTGGAGTTAGGTGTAAGGGTTAGACACAAAGTGAAccctctttgtgtctttgtgctgtcCTCGCATACTTCTCCTTTACAGACCCACTTTCTCCTTGggccttttcttttctctcctgcCTTCTTTCATCTCcatctccctttctctctcctcccacCTAACTCTAACCACCACCCATGTCATTTTCTCACAGTCTCCCTTTGCTCTCTGCTTCCTTAAGCCTTCAATTAGTTGCTCACTAACAAAGTGTTGAGTCACTAAagtattatttaaattttgttcAAGTTAAAGTTAAactttcattaaattaaataaaatgagaaaaaaggctTACAGATACCTGTCAACAGAGTAAGACagaacaacccggtctcacggggattcgtgaaactgtcacgtcagttttagtttcggtttcgtgcgcaccaacacgatttcatcatgtttttcgtgccgctcaccacgaaatgtttttcgctgtggtaatcacatctgaaagtggtttataccggcggattcatgacgatctaagctgtccatcggcgtatactgcttgtgtgatcgcgtttgcggccgccggccgccggacattcttgaaattcctatgcaaattggtaagtgtaccaccggcttatggttaggttatggttaggttatggttagggttatgtttaggaacgatgtcatgcaaaatatagcgttggattcgccacggttttacattaaaaatataatatacacattcttttgaaatacgttctgagtggcacgaaaagtccgccgtttaaaatacattggtgcgcatttcgtggtgagcgccacgaaaaacatgacgaaatcgtgttggtgcgcacgaaaccgaaactaaaacttacgtgacagtttcacgaatccccgtgagatcgggctggacagaaataaatggttAGCCAGCAGGAGCAGTCCCTGCCAGCCCTCATTTCCTTGTTTTATGAGGAACAAGGGTCATTTGCTGTGCTGGCTGCGTGACGGTGACAGCTGAGTGAAAGCCGACCTCTGAGCAGGTGGAAGCACAGGTAAGCGTCTTCACTTCTTATCGTTCATTAGCATGGAACAGAGACAGAAGAAGATTAAATTCTGAAAGCGCTTTAGAATTTTGAAGTGCTAaagaataaatgctgtgacagaTTTAGCAGAAGTTAAAGGTGAGTCAGCTGAGCTCATAAAAATGTATGTGTGAGTTTATTCTCCTCTGAATTTCAGTTTGAAGAACTTGAACAGAGGTTCTCTTTACTGCTGTGGATAGGAGAAGGAAAATATTTCATCGTAAAGTAAGCCAACTCTGAGAtatcagacagaaataaatggttGGCTgatttagggttagggttacccTAACCCTGGTATTTGTCTCTTCTAAGTGCAGGATGAAGGGAGGGCTAACTCTCCTGCTGCTGTGGCTGACTGCAGTGCTGGTGATGACTATACTGGGAAATACTGCAGAGGCCAGGGAGCATGAACTCGTACGATA is a window encoding:
- the ift74 gene encoding intraflagellar transport protein 74 homolog isoform X1, producing the protein MASQRPPSSMGRPMSRSGSAVPGAGRPPTAVRPPPTAIRVATGMVPGTSGHPGMRGGISITTPGVLSAQIRVTDRPVTQQGLSGMKTGMKGPQRQILDKSYYLGLLRSKINELTTETSKLHKEIDNYHQENSVYLSYEKRAEGLAAEIKDLQGQLADYNMLVDKLNTNTEMEGMIDDYNFLKAQNDSEAESIDSIFTERREREEAIRAMEEEIRRERRVADEVVQAMPAAKHKKYVTMTTTNEELLQELTVLQEELDILITRKEDYEAELSHSQVKQEVVRLHETLSALESKRDTMEAEQKSLGSPKEELEKLFKKVKEDNQEIASMDRQLTEIRDRTGQITEEIRHLEQDSEAAQGECQQKYKEMKRREEDIDRFLESFEESRAQEQERMSQSQENIVSLLELCSRNMLRLRQVDTVTASELRNMQEVLVSKETEVVQSESTARGLTTESQRLQQDLEKVQQLEGKITGELNTLKDRVNTMESELLTYRDLDTLRQSAEEKKKRLQEDRVSLTQRRDSFDQLLEEMNQKYEALKTKLEENETHAQLANLERKWQHLEQNNFVMKEFIASKSQESDYASVAKNVFQQVAEYNRSLIESLQSNKS
- the ift74 gene encoding intraflagellar transport protein 74 homolog isoform X2, which encodes MASQRPPSSMGRPMSRSGSAVPGAGRPPTAVRPPPTAIRVATGMVPGTSGHPGMRGGISITTPGVLSAQIRVTDRPVTQQGLSGMKTGMKGPQRQILDKSYYLGLLRSKINELTTETSKLHKEIDNYHQENSVYLSYEKRAEGLAAEIKDLQGQLADYNMLVDKLNTNTEMEGMIDDYNFLKAQNDSEAESIDSIFTERREREEAIRAMEEEIRRERRVADEVVQAMPAAKHKKYVTMTTTNEELLQELTVLQEELDILITRKEDYEAELSHSQVKQEVVRLHETLSALESKRDTMEAEQKSLGSPKEELEKLFKKVKEDNQEIASMDRQLTEIRDRTGQITEEIRHLEQDSEAAQGECQQKYKEMKRREEDIDRFLESFEESRAQEQERMSQSQENIVSLLELCSRVGTCLTVGT